From Anopheles funestus chromosome 3RL, idAnoFuneDA-416_04, whole genome shotgun sequence, a single genomic window includes:
- the LOC125772409 gene encoding protein mago nashi, translated as MSSTEDFYLRYYVGHKGKFGHEFLEFEFRPDGKLRYANNSNYKNDTMIRKEAYVHQAVMEELKRIILDSEIMAEDDSLWPPPDRVGRQELEIVIGDEHISFTTSKTGSLVDVNQSKDPEGLRGFYYLVQDLKCLVFSLIGLHFKIKPI; from the exons ATGTCCAGCACGGAAGATTTCTACTTGCGGTACTACGTCGGTCACAAGGGCAAGTTTGGCCACGAGTTTCTGGAGTTCGAGTTCCGGCCGGATGGTAAGCTGCGGTACGCAAACAATTCCAACTACAAAAACGACACCATGATCCGGAAGGAGGCGTACGTGCATCAAGCGGTAATGGAGGAGCTGAAGCGCATCATACTGGATTCGGAAATTATGGCCGAAGATGATTCCCTGTGGCCACCGCCAGACCGTGTAGGACGGCAG GAGCTAGAAATAGTGATAGGCGATGAGCACATCTCTTTTACCACGTCCAAAACGGGTTCGCTGGTGGACGTAAATCAGTCCAAAGATCCAGAAGGACTTCGCGGGTTCTACTACCTCGTGCAGGATCTTAAGTGTCTTGTATTCTCATTAATTGGACTACACTTCAAAATCAAACCCATCTAA
- the LOC125772396 gene encoding WASH complex subunit 1, producing the protein MHTYSVPVVKHDIRHEEMILDAINAFELLNQVVEDVFGKINARISQNRERLKALDVRVEKVNADVRRLHETKQAIIIYSPSRYPASDMESVIEPTFSATNRILFPKLFFNLKDKPYLPSHSLQEKIQFYHVKSARENERIFPFDSAASRAGSMRGRELGPFLDTLLLFNEPSYVQEYKGQDWKRSVRKNSSHGGAIREERVLSSSSPIIRQRMKKKSQDIFYTPSLSDAPKLDVPIDLPDLPGIVSNINYVGNSTLIAPSLQLAGIIEQLPSLEDLTSAIDVADHSKEKITDSSSAPVQPATRGTSDPMPPPTISMASPPPPPPPPPPPPPPLPPAIAVTEASASKIEPETKPTSTKQKDTPSTSSGNAHFNLMEAIRRAGGAEKANLRHSESSARRENTAAGRSETSEPKSLIDDLHNKLQMRRKGISGTRQEAQEPGNVIDRLSALIPPPAPKLAADASASESNEEDWE; encoded by the exons ATGCATACGTATAGTGTTCCGGTGGTGAAACACGACATTCGCCATGAAGAAATGATCCTCGATGCAATTAACGCGTTCGAATTGCTCAACCAA gtGGTAGAAGACGTTTTTGGAAAGATTAATGCACGTATCTCGCAAAACCGGGAACGACTGAAGGCACTCGATGTACGCGTGGAAAAGGTAAACGCCGATGTGCGAAGGCTGCACGAGACGAAGCAAGCGATCATCATTTATTCGCCCAGCCGGTACCCGGCAAGTGATATGGAATCGGTCATCGAGCCGACCTTCTCCGCTACCAATAGAATCTTATTTCCGAAGCTTTTCTTCAACCTGAAGGACAAACCGTATCTACCGTCCCATTCGTTGCAAGAAAAGATTCAATTCTATCACGTGAAATCGGCACGCGAAAATGAGCGCATCTTTCCGTTCGATTCTGCGGCTAGCCGAGCTGGCAGTATGCGCGGACGAGAGTTAGGACCGTTTTTAGACACATTGCTTCTGTTTAATGAGCCGTCGTATGTGCAGGAGTACAAGGGACAAGATTGGAAGCGATCGGTACGGAAGAACTCATCGCATGGTGGAGCAATACGCGAGGAAAGGGTACTATCCTCATCGTCCCCCATTATCCGGCAacggatgaagaagaaaagtcaGGACATCTTCTACACGCCTTCGCTGAGCGATGCCCCGAAGCTGGATGTACCGATCGATTTGCCGGATCTACCGGGTATTGTGAGCAATATTAACTATGTTGGTAATAGTACGTTGATCGCACCATCACTCCAGTTGGCCGGAATTATCGAGCAATTACCCTCCCTCGAGGATCTCACCAGTGCCATTGATGTGGCTGATCAttccaaagaaaaaatcaCCGATAGCTCGTCAGCACCGGTGCAGCCTGCCACGCGTGGTACATCTGATCCCATGCCACCGCCAACCATATCCATGGCTTCTCCACCTCCTCCtccgccaccgccaccacctcctcctccaccactaccaccagcaATTGCGGTCACGGAAGCATCAGCCTCCAAAATCGAGCCGGAAACGAAACCAAcatcaacgaaacaaaaggaTACACCTTCAACATCGTCTGGTAATGCTCATTTTAATCTAATGGAAGCAATCCGACGTGCCGGTGGTGCGGAGAAAGCTAATCTGCGGCATAGTGAATCTTCCGCCAGGCGCGAAAACACCGCGGCCGGTCGCAGTGAAACATCGGAACCGAAAAGTCTAATCGATGATCTGCATAACAAGCTGCAGATGCGACGGAAGGGTATATCGGGCACACGTCAGGAAGCACAGGAACCGGGCAACGTGATAGATCGGCTGTCCGCATTGATTCCACCACCGGCGCCGAAACTCGCCGCAGACGCATCGGCTAGCGAGAGTAACGAAGAAGACTGGGAGTAA